The following DNA comes from Sphingobacteriales bacterium.
TTTCAATTCTTATTAACCAAAGTAAATATTTTTGAACATTTGATAAGCTTTGGTAAGCGTGAGCAAATTCCTGTCGTTTAATTAAGTTGCTTGTTGTAAGTAAAACATTCAACAATGATTGGCTCAACCACAGGATATTTTCATTTGTTGTTCGATCAGGTACTTTAGTTTTTATTTCTTTGAGCGTGTTAGTCAATAAATCTTCTTTATCTACTAAAATCATCTTGTCAAAGTCGCTAAACTCTACCAATCCGTCCCACGATTTGATAACTTCCATTTGGTCGTTTGTCAAAAAATGAAACTCCCCCCTTATCATATTTTCAAAAATGGCAACTTCACTTCCAAACTCGTTGGTAAAATATAATGCCAAAGGATGAATTTGGCTTACCCAATTTTCAGCGGAAAATTTTTCTTTATCCTTCAAGAAGATGTAGAATTCAATATCTGAATATTTGTCCCCTTCATTTTTGGTAAATGACCCATACATAAATACGGCAGAAATATTTTTATCATTTTGAGCTATTGACTTTGTTTTGTCAATCATCTGTAACTGTATCATTTTCTAATTTTTTAATATTAACAATCGTCCTTTCTACTTAGCGTAGTAAAGGATATTTCAATTCTTATTCTATCTTACAGTTACTTATAGCTTCATTTTCTTGAATGTTTTTCGTTGTTAATCGTTTCTTCAAATTACCGCCAACGGTTTGCAGCTACAAGAAGTTGGCGATTTTCACCACAAATGTTCATGCGGAGAACCAATGTTTGATTAACCACAAATGTGTCTGCGGAGCACTGAACCGCCAATTTCTTGTAGGTGCTGTTATGGGATGGTTTTTCTCTTTATTGCCAAACGAGGTCTAGTTTTACAGTAATTCCGTTTTGGGTTTTTGTCACACTTGTTGGGTATGGGTTACTACCACTTGTATAATTGTTCATTACAAAACCAACATATCCAATATTGTCATCTGCGTCTGGAGTATCATAATCCCAAACATCAATAAATCTCGAAACATTAAAGTCCGTAATTTCAAATGGAGTTGTAAAGTTCCAACTTATAGGAAGCATAGAAGAAGTAACATCATTAATCCTGGAAGATGTTCCGTTTACCAACACATTACTAGCTTGGTCAATAATATTAAAGAACACATCAGGTCCGCTTGAAAAGTCCCAACTCGAACCATTGCCATCAACAAAAGGCATATTTGTAATTGTCACCTTAGTGATTTTAACTTTAGTTGGAGGTGCTGCAATATTTACAATTTTTGAAATTTGATTATTTCCAGCTGCGTTTGTTGCTGTCAGAATAACTGAAAATGAACCGCCTGTTGTGTATGTTTTATTGGGATTTACAGCAGTTGATGAAGTTCCGTCTCCAAAATCCCAACTATAGCTTGTCGCATTAGTAGAAGTATTGGTAAAGCTAACATTTGAAGGTGCTGTTCCTGCACCAGTAAAAGTAAAATTAGCAGTTGGCAATTGTGATTGTGTTGATTGTTGAATTAACACTTGCTTAGAAGTTTGACTTGTTCCACCTTCACCATTGGCTGTTAATGAAACAGTATAAGTTCCACCAACATTATATGTTTTTGTTGGATTTGGGTCAGATGAAGTTGTGCCATCTCCAAAGTCCCAACTATAACTTGATGCGTCTTTAGATTTGTTTTCAAATAGTACTGCACAAGGAGCTGTACAGCCACCACCAGTGTATGCAAAATCTGCTGTTGGTTTGGGTTTTGGTTCATCCTTTTTGCAGGAATTAATTGTAATGATGCCAAGTATGGCAACGAATAATAAGAATAATTTTTTCATTTTATTTTTTTTTGATTTTTATGTGTCCTACTCATATGGCTTTTCGGATTCGCCCAGTGTATTATAGTGTTCACTGTCTTCACTTTTTCGTTAATAAGTCAACAGTCAGGAACTGTCAAAATACTGGATATGCAATTTTAATATTTTTTGTTTCACGTTTGGTCGTTTTAAACTATCCCATAACGGGCCGCGTGTTGGCGAGGGTGGCACTTTCACCGTGAACTTCAATCGAAGCAGGAACTTTGATTTTACCTAAAATGCCTAATCGAAGAAATTTCCTGCCACTCTTGCCAACACGATGTTATGCGATTGCCGTTTGTTAATATTTTTTCCATTCAAAACTTTTATATCCACTCTCTAAAGCCCATTTACGCCAAACAGCTTCAAGTATTTCGTTATCTCTTAGACCTAATGGATTTTTATATGTTTGTAGTTTAGTGTTTTTATCTCTTTCAGCCGTTTCTAAAATATGCAGATTTACATATTTGTTTTTGGCATTTTTTATAGGTGTCAAACATAAAGTTGAATTATTTCTAAGGGCTGTTTCTATATCAACACTATTTGATTTACAATATCGTCTTATTTCATCAATTTCAAGCTCACCGAAATAAAATTGATTATTACTCCTTTTGCTATAATATTCGAGATAACCGTCTGTGAAAATATAAATGTGATTATCGTAATTTATATAAGTAGTATCAATCCCATTAGTTAAAAGTGTGTTTTTTTTGATAAGGGATTTGTTTTCTATTTTATCGGCTAAAATGCTAATCAAATCCATTCCTTTATCTTGAA
Coding sequences within:
- a CDS encoding aminoglycoside 6-adenylyltransferase; amino-acid sequence: MIQLQMIDKTKSIAQNDKNISAVFMYGSFTKNEGDKYSDIEFYIFLKDKEKFSAENWVSQIHPLALYFTNEFGSEVAIFENMIRGEFHFLTNDQMEVIKSWDGLVEFSDFDKMILVDKEDLLTNTLKEIKTKVPDRTTNENILWLSQSLLNVLLTTSNLIKRQEFAHAYQSLSNVQKYLLWLIRIETYQTKHWESPTKSLEKDIDPDWYSLFQQTTSELDPTDIKTAFKKTLTLTEKLFDNLGVEAKLKGVLRRIE
- a CDS encoding PKD domain-containing protein, translated to MKKLFLLFVAILGIITINSCKKDEPKPKPTADFAYTGGGCTAPCAVLFENKSKDASSYSWDFGDGTTSSDPNPTKTYNVGGTYTVSLTANGEGGTSQTSKQVLIQQSTQSQLPTANFTFTGAGTAPSNVSFTNTSTNATSYSWDFGDGTSSTAVNPNKTYTTGGSFSVILTATNAAGNNQISKIVNIAAPPTKVKITKVTITNMPFVDGNGSSWDFSSGPDVFFNIIDQASNVLVNGTSSRINDVTSSMLPISWNFTTPFEITDFNVSRFIDVWDYDTPDADDNIGYVGFVMNNYTSGSNPYPTSVTKTQNGITVKLDLVWQ